A genomic window from Micromonospora ferruginea includes:
- a CDS encoding CARDB domain-containing protein — MTPKNHRRRLVTGLTAALLAGLSALAPTPASAAGGANLAAGKAVTTSGSVESYVGSNVTDGNQQTYWESPSHAFPQWVQVDLGAGVAVDQVKLKLPASAAWATRTETLTVQGSTDGSSFSTLSPSAGRVFDPATGNTVTIDFTAATVRYLRLTVTGNTGWPAAQIAELEIYGVAGQGGGDPGTPAGSNLAAGKPVDASSSVFTFVAANATDSSPTSYWESNGLPATLTVKLGADADVTAIVVKLNPDPVWGARTQTIEVRGRAQTATTFTSLKAAAAYGFDPSGNRNSVTIPVTARVAEVQLRFTGNTGAPGAQVADLQVLGGWAPNPDLVVTAASWSPTAPSEATPLTLNATVKNSGSATAAGTKVDFKLNGGVVASGTVGSLAAGATTTVSASAPAQAIGTYTLVAVVDPADTVAEQNNDNNSFTTSAPLVVGQAPGPDLQVLAIGSNPPSPAVGATVTFSVSVRNRGTSPAAASVTRLTVAGTVLNTSTAALAAGATATVAVTGSWTATAGGVTLTATADATGVVTETNETNNSLSQTMVVGRGAATPWVEYEAEAARYQGTLLEADALRTFGHTNFATESSGRKSVRLTSTGQFVEFTSTNPANSIVVRNSIPDAPNGGGLTASLSLYVNDTLVQKLTLSSRNSWLYGTSDDTESLSNTPQADARRLFDESHALLAQSYPAGTRFRLQRDATDTASFYIVDLIDLEQVAPPASKPAECTSITAYGAVPNDGIDDTAAIQRAVTDDQNGVIGCVWIPAGQWRQEQKILSADPNRGQYNQRGIRNATIRGAGMWHSQLYTETEPQNVVGNINHPHEGNVGFDIDDSTTISDLAIFGMTTNRANRGHGLNGRFGKNTKISNVWIEHVNVGAWVGRDYSDTPAYWNPGDGLEFTGMRIRNTYADGINFSNGTRNSRVFNSTFRTTGDDSLAVWANPRVKDTTVDVAHDNRFLNNTVQLPWRANGVAIYGGYGNTVENNLIADTMNYPGIMLATDHSPLPFSGTTLVANNGLYRCGGVFWNEDQEFGAITLFPASGDITGVTIRDTDVIDSTYDGIQFKNGGGSTPNVTISNVRIDRSNNGAGILAMSGARGSAALTNVTISNSADGDIVKQPGSTFTITGG; from the coding sequence ATGACCCCGAAGAATCACCGCCGACGGCTCGTCACAGGGCTCACCGCAGCCCTGCTGGCCGGCCTGTCGGCCCTCGCGCCCACCCCGGCCTCGGCGGCCGGCGGGGCCAACCTCGCCGCCGGCAAGGCCGTGACCACCAGCGGTTCGGTCGAGAGCTACGTCGGAAGCAACGTCACCGACGGCAACCAGCAGACGTACTGGGAGAGCCCCTCCCACGCGTTCCCGCAGTGGGTGCAGGTCGACCTCGGCGCCGGCGTCGCAGTCGACCAGGTCAAGCTCAAGCTGCCGGCGTCGGCCGCCTGGGCGACCCGCACCGAGACGCTGACCGTGCAGGGCAGCACCGACGGAAGCAGCTTCAGCACCCTCTCCCCCTCGGCCGGGCGGGTCTTCGACCCGGCCACGGGCAACACGGTGACGATCGACTTCACCGCCGCGACCGTCCGCTACCTACGGCTGACCGTCACCGGCAACACCGGATGGCCCGCCGCCCAGATCGCCGAGTTGGAGATCTACGGCGTCGCTGGTCAGGGTGGCGGCGACCCGGGCACACCCGCCGGCAGCAACCTGGCCGCCGGCAAACCCGTCGACGCGTCCTCGTCGGTCTTCACGTTCGTCGCCGCCAACGCCACCGACAGCAGCCCCACCTCGTACTGGGAGTCCAACGGTCTCCCGGCGACCCTGACCGTCAAGCTGGGCGCCGACGCCGACGTCACCGCGATCGTGGTCAAGCTCAACCCGGACCCGGTCTGGGGCGCCCGTACCCAGACCATCGAGGTACGAGGCCGCGCCCAGACCGCCACCACCTTCACGTCCCTGAAGGCCGCGGCGGCCTACGGCTTCGACCCGTCCGGCAACCGCAACTCGGTGACGATCCCGGTCACCGCGCGGGTCGCCGAGGTGCAGCTCAGGTTCACCGGCAACACCGGAGCGCCCGGGGCGCAGGTCGCCGACCTGCAGGTCCTCGGCGGCTGGGCGCCGAACCCGGACCTGGTCGTGACCGCGGCGAGTTGGAGCCCCACCGCGCCGAGCGAGGCCACCCCGCTCACGCTGAACGCGACGGTCAAGAACAGCGGGAGCGCCACCGCGGCCGGCACCAAGGTCGACTTCAAGCTCAACGGCGGCGTCGTCGCCAGCGGCACGGTCGGCTCGCTGGCCGCCGGAGCCACGACCACCGTGTCGGCGAGCGCACCGGCGCAGGCCATCGGGACCTACACCCTCGTCGCGGTGGTCGACCCGGCGGACACCGTCGCCGAGCAGAACAACGACAACAACAGCTTCACCACGTCCGCGCCGCTGGTCGTCGGCCAGGCACCCGGCCCGGACCTCCAGGTCCTCGCCATCGGCAGCAACCCGCCGAGTCCCGCCGTCGGCGCCACCGTGACGTTCTCCGTCAGCGTCCGCAACCGGGGCACCAGCCCCGCCGCCGCCAGCGTCACCCGGCTCACCGTCGCCGGCACCGTCCTGAACACCAGCACCGCGGCGCTGGCTGCCGGAGCGACCGCCACCGTGGCCGTGACCGGAAGTTGGACGGCGACCGCGGGTGGCGTGACGCTGACCGCGACCGCGGACGCCACCGGCGTCGTCACCGAAACCAACGAGACGAACAACTCGCTCTCCCAGACCATGGTGGTGGGTCGCGGCGCGGCGACGCCCTGGGTGGAGTACGAGGCCGAGGCCGCCCGCTACCAGGGCACCCTGCTCGAAGCCGACGCGCTGCGCACCTTCGGCCACACCAACTTCGCCACCGAGTCCTCCGGCCGCAAGTCGGTCCGGCTGACCAGCACCGGCCAGTTCGTCGAGTTCACCTCGACCAACCCGGCCAACTCGATCGTCGTGCGTAACTCCATCCCCGACGCGCCCAACGGCGGGGGACTGACCGCCAGCCTCAGCCTCTACGTCAACGACACGCTCGTCCAGAAGCTGACGCTGTCCTCCCGCAACAGTTGGCTCTACGGCACCTCCGACGACACCGAGTCGCTCTCGAACACCCCGCAGGCCGACGCCCGGCGGCTGTTCGACGAGTCGCACGCACTCCTCGCCCAGTCGTACCCCGCCGGCACCCGGTTCCGGCTGCAACGCGACGCGACCGACACCGCGTCCTTCTACATCGTCGACCTGATCGACCTGGAGCAGGTCGCGCCACCGGCGAGCAAGCCGGCGGAGTGCACCTCGATCACCGCCTACGGCGCCGTCCCCAACGACGGCATCGACGACACCGCCGCCATCCAGCGGGCCGTGACCGACGACCAGAACGGTGTCATCGGCTGCGTCTGGATCCCGGCCGGGCAGTGGCGGCAGGAGCAGAAGATCCTCTCCGCCGACCCCAACCGCGGGCAGTACAACCAACGGGGGATCCGCAACGCCACGATCCGGGGCGCGGGCATGTGGCACTCGCAGCTCTACACCGAGACCGAGCCGCAGAACGTGGTGGGCAACATCAACCACCCGCACGAGGGCAACGTCGGCTTCGACATCGACGACAGCACCACCATCTCGGACCTCGCGATCTTCGGTATGACCACCAACCGCGCCAACCGTGGGCACGGCCTCAACGGACGATTCGGCAAGAACACGAAGATCAGCAACGTCTGGATCGAGCACGTCAACGTGGGCGCCTGGGTGGGACGCGACTACTCCGACACGCCCGCCTACTGGAATCCCGGAGACGGTCTCGAGTTCACCGGGATGCGTATCCGCAACACCTACGCCGACGGCATCAACTTCTCCAACGGCACCCGAAACTCGCGGGTGTTCAACTCGACCTTCCGCACCACCGGGGACGACTCACTCGCCGTCTGGGCCAACCCCCGCGTCAAGGACACCACCGTGGACGTGGCCCACGACAACCGCTTCCTCAACAACACCGTGCAACTGCCCTGGCGGGCGAATGGCGTCGCGATCTACGGCGGTTACGGGAACACGGTCGAGAACAACCTGATCGCCGACACCATGAACTACCCCGGGATCATGCTGGCGACCGACCACAGCCCGCTGCCGTTCTCCGGCACGACGCTGGTCGCCAACAACGGGCTCTACCGGTGCGGCGGCGTGTTCTGGAACGAGGACCAGGAGTTCGGCGCCATCACCCTCTTTCCGGCCAGCGGCGACATCACCGGCGTCACCATCCGCGACACCGACGTCATCGACTCCACCTACGACGGCATCCAGTTCAAGAACGGCGGCGGCAGCACGCCGAACGTCACGATCAGCAACGTCCGCATCG
- a CDS encoding GntR family transcriptional regulator, whose product MNAVEHAYAALRQGILDGTYAPGAQLAEVELATSLAVSRTPVREAIRRLHSEGLIDVFPNRGAYVRRWSRAQLDELFSVRALLEGHAAALAAHHATDEQRAAMAALCDDMDTAATPHGADIQVVAALNDRFHALVHEASDNSLLPGMIRGLIQVPVVVRTFVGYSPNRLQISMQQHREILTAIRSHDAPWAESAMRTHILSARHELDSSV is encoded by the coding sequence GTGAACGCGGTCGAACACGCATACGCCGCACTGCGCCAGGGCATCCTGGACGGCACCTACGCACCGGGCGCCCAACTGGCCGAGGTCGAGCTGGCCACCAGTCTCGCGGTGAGCCGTACCCCTGTCCGCGAGGCGATCCGCCGACTGCACTCCGAGGGGCTGATCGACGTCTTCCCCAACCGGGGCGCCTACGTGCGGCGCTGGTCCCGGGCCCAACTGGACGAGCTGTTCTCGGTACGCGCCCTGCTGGAGGGACACGCGGCCGCGCTCGCGGCACACCACGCCACCGATGAGCAACGTGCCGCCATGGCCGCCCTCTGCGACGACATGGACACCGCCGCGACCCCGCACGGCGCCGACATCCAGGTCGTGGCGGCCCTCAACGACCGCTTCCACGCCCTTGTCCACGAGGCGTCCGACAACTCACTGCTTCCCGGCATGATCCGGGGCCTGATCCAGGTTCCCGTCGTGGTCCGGACCTTCGTGGGCTACTCCCCCAACCGGTTGCAGATCAGCATGCAGCAGCACCGCGAGATCCTGACAGCGATCCGCAGCCACGACGCTCCGTGGGCCGAGTCCGCGATGCGCACCCACATCCTGTCGGCGCGGCACGAACTCGACAGCTCCGTCTAG
- a CDS encoding hydroxymethylglutaryl-CoA lyase, translating into MVVEIVEVGPRDGLQNEAVVVSTDLKIEFVRLLAAAGARRIEVTSFVRPDRVPQLADAEAVLAGLRLPDVTTSALVLNEHGLRRAHAAGVDEVNLVVVASDTFSARNQGTGTAAAMATAGRLAGQAKDAGIRVTLTIGAAFGCPFEGEVDPGRVLDLAAQAHAVDADEVCLADTIGVATPGRVSTLVHAVREVTSLPIRCHFHNTRNSGYANAYAALAGGAVALDASSGGIGGCPFAPRATGNIATEDLAWALHRDGHRTGLDIPALLRATALIERTLGRRTPALLARTDPFPIPKATTQQ; encoded by the coding sequence ATGGTCGTCGAGATCGTCGAGGTCGGCCCGCGCGACGGACTGCAGAACGAGGCGGTCGTGGTGTCCACCGACCTGAAGATCGAGTTCGTTCGCCTGCTGGCCGCCGCCGGCGCCCGACGCATCGAGGTCACGAGCTTCGTCCGTCCCGACCGGGTCCCCCAACTCGCCGACGCCGAGGCCGTCCTCGCGGGCCTGCGCCTGCCCGACGTCACGACCAGCGCCCTGGTTCTCAACGAGCACGGACTGCGCCGAGCCCACGCCGCCGGCGTCGACGAGGTCAACCTGGTCGTCGTCGCCTCCGACACGTTCTCCGCACGTAACCAGGGCACCGGCACCGCCGCCGCGATGGCTACCGCGGGCCGCCTCGCCGGCCAGGCCAAGGACGCCGGCATCAGGGTGACGCTCACCATCGGCGCCGCCTTCGGCTGCCCCTTCGAGGGGGAGGTGGATCCGGGCCGTGTGCTCGATCTCGCCGCCCAGGCACACGCCGTCGACGCCGATGAGGTCTGCCTGGCCGACACCATCGGCGTGGCCACGCCCGGACGGGTGTCCACACTGGTCCACGCGGTCCGGGAGGTGACCTCGCTGCCCATCCGGTGCCACTTCCACAACACCCGCAACAGCGGCTACGCGAACGCCTACGCCGCCCTCGCCGGCGGCGCCGTCGCGCTCGACGCCAGCAGCGGCGGCATCGGCGGCTGCCCGTTCGCGCCCCGGGCCACCGGCAACATCGCCACCGAGGACCTGGCTTGGGCGCTGCACCGCGACGGCCACCGCACCGGCCTGGACATCCCCGCCCTGCTGCGGGCCACCGCGCTCATCGAACGTACGCTCGGTAGGCGGACCCCGGCGCTACTGGCCCGCACGGACCCATTCCCGATTCCGAAGGCGACGACGCAGCAGTGA
- a CDS encoding CaiB/BaiF CoA transferase family protein yields the protein MHAEAHGEWPDDRRPEPLSDPFDPPRLHTVSDVGGRMATNTELPLADLRVVEMGQLLAGPFCGQLLGDFGAEVIKIEDPRAGDPMRQWGREKPHGMSLWWPIVARNKKSITVNLRSPDGQELVRRLLAEADVLLENFRPGTLERWGLPPETLWEINPRLVITRVSGYGQTGPYAGRAGFGSIGEAMGGIRHVTGDPDRPPARSGISLGDSLAAVFAALGTLVALHDRCRTGRGQVVDTAIYEAVLAMMESLLPEWVIAGYRRERTGAVLPNISPSNVYPTRDGESVLIAANQDSVFRRLTEVMGRAELADDERFRAHDARGRNMALIDDIIAEWSVTLSADELLDRLSTHGVPAGRIYTAEDMLTDPHFLAREAIVRMAAPGLGDVPMQNVAPRLSHSPGTVRHTGPALGEHNDEVFGKLLGLTADRAAELRAAGVI from the coding sequence TTGCATGCAGAAGCTCACGGTGAGTGGCCGGACGATCGCAGGCCTGAACCGTTGTCAGATCCCTTCGATCCGCCTAGATTGCATACAGTGTCTGACGTTGGAGGTCGCATGGCGACGAACACCGAGCTACCACTGGCCGATCTGCGCGTGGTCGAGATGGGGCAGTTGCTGGCCGGGCCGTTCTGCGGGCAGCTTCTCGGCGACTTCGGCGCCGAGGTCATCAAGATCGAGGACCCGAGGGCCGGTGACCCGATGCGCCAGTGGGGCCGGGAGAAGCCGCACGGCATGTCCCTGTGGTGGCCGATCGTGGCCCGCAACAAGAAGTCGATCACCGTCAACCTGCGCAGCCCGGACGGGCAGGAACTGGTCCGGCGGCTGCTCGCCGAGGCCGACGTGCTGCTGGAGAATTTCCGTCCCGGCACCCTCGAACGGTGGGGCCTGCCCCCCGAGACGCTCTGGGAGATCAATCCCCGCCTCGTGATCACCCGCGTCAGCGGGTACGGCCAGACCGGCCCCTACGCCGGCCGCGCCGGCTTCGGATCGATCGGCGAGGCGATGGGCGGCATCCGGCACGTCACCGGCGATCCCGACCGCCCACCGGCGCGCTCCGGCATCTCTCTCGGTGACTCCCTCGCCGCCGTCTTCGCGGCACTGGGCACCCTCGTAGCCCTGCACGATCGCTGCCGTACCGGCCGTGGACAGGTCGTCGACACCGCGATCTACGAAGCGGTCCTGGCGATGATGGAATCACTGCTGCCCGAATGGGTGATCGCCGGCTACCGGCGCGAACGCACCGGCGCCGTGCTCCCCAACATCTCCCCCAGCAACGTCTACCCGACCAGAGACGGCGAGAGTGTGCTGATCGCGGCCAACCAGGACAGCGTGTTCCGCCGGTTGACCGAGGTGATGGGGCGCGCCGAGCTGGCCGACGACGAACGCTTTCGCGCCCACGACGCGCGCGGTCGCAACATGGCGCTGATCGACGACATCATCGCCGAATGGTCGGTCACCCTGTCCGCCGACGAACTGCTCGACCGCCTGAGTACCCACGGTGTGCCGGCCGGCCGCATCTACACCGCGGAGGACATGCTCACCGACCCTCACTTCCTGGCGCGTGAGGCAATCGTCCGCATGGCCGCACCGGGCCTGGGCGACGTTCCCATGCAGAACGTCGCGCCCCGCCTGAGCCACAGCCCCGGCACCGTCCGCCACACCGGCCCGGCTCTGGGTGAGCACAACGACGAGGTGTTCGGCAAGCTGCTCGGCCTGACCGCCGACCGGGCCGCCGAACTCCGGGCGGCCGGGGTCATCTGA
- a CDS encoding substrate-binding domain-containing protein, with translation MFTFPRALRRSAAAALGAALLLAATACGDDSPSADGPGPVDDAYTAKAADLVEKGTGGLLYFEGAEADLTLDKIKKYQDWSGPTESAKPVAGARLSIIVCKIGTSCEEVGRKAAAIAQQIGWSAEVIDGQGTPEGFQKAFATAAARKPSAVITVAIPENQAADGIRELQQSKIPVVGVSAIKEGGSVGFDANVSSRETFQSVLQVTQAIAESKGAAKAVFLWDVGYPHLVEALDTSRRVFAACTGCQVLEVRERTLAQAGDPIEMQNITTSLIQKYGNDLQYIFTPYGNGVESVIAALQAAGRTDVKVLSKNAEPERLGSVAKGDQFADFGAVRGWNAYAAIDQVVRLLAGQPALPDAEQGIPATIFRQSNAPDDGKVDWNSYVDFAERYTRMWSAAK, from the coding sequence TTGTTCACCTTCCCGAGAGCGCTCCGCCGCTCCGCAGCCGCGGCCCTGGGCGCCGCCCTCCTACTCGCGGCCACCGCCTGCGGCGATGACTCCCCGTCCGCCGACGGCCCTGGGCCGGTCGACGACGCGTACACCGCGAAGGCCGCCGACCTGGTCGAGAAAGGGACCGGTGGCCTGCTGTACTTCGAAGGCGCCGAGGCCGACCTCACCCTCGACAAGATCAAGAAGTATCAGGACTGGTCCGGCCCGACGGAGTCCGCCAAGCCCGTCGCCGGCGCGCGGCTCTCCATCATCGTCTGCAAGATCGGCACCTCCTGCGAGGAGGTCGGGCGCAAGGCCGCCGCCATCGCCCAGCAGATCGGCTGGAGTGCGGAGGTGATCGACGGCCAGGGCACTCCCGAGGGCTTCCAGAAGGCGTTCGCCACCGCCGCCGCCAGGAAGCCCAGCGCCGTCATCACGGTGGCCATTCCCGAGAACCAGGCCGCGGACGGCATCCGGGAGCTGCAGCAGTCGAAGATTCCGGTGGTCGGCGTCTCCGCGATCAAGGAGGGCGGGAGCGTCGGCTTCGACGCCAACGTCTCCAGCAGGGAGACGTTCCAGTCGGTCCTCCAGGTCACCCAGGCGATCGCCGAGAGCAAGGGCGCCGCGAAGGCCGTCTTCCTCTGGGACGTCGGCTACCCGCACCTGGTCGAGGCACTCGACACGAGTAGGAGGGTCTTCGCCGCGTGCACCGGCTGTCAGGTGCTGGAGGTGCGCGAGCGGACACTGGCGCAGGCCGGCGACCCGATCGAGATGCAGAACATCACGACGTCGCTGATCCAGAAGTACGGCAACGACCTCCAGTACATCTTCACGCCCTACGGCAACGGCGTGGAGTCGGTCATCGCCGCGCTCCAGGCGGCCGGCCGGACCGACGTGAAGGTCCTGTCGAAGAACGCGGAGCCGGAACGGCTGGGCAGCGTGGCCAAGGGCGACCAGTTCGCCGACTTCGGTGCGGTCCGGGGGTGGAACGCGTACGCGGCGATCGACCAGGTGGTGCGGCTGCTCGCCGGTCAGCCCGCGCTGCCCGACGCCGAGCAGGGCATCCCGGCCACCATCTTCCGGCAGTCCAACGCCCCCGACGACGGCAAGGTGGACTGGAACTCCTACGTCGACTTCGCCGAGCGCTACACCCGGATGTGGAGCGCCGCGAAGTGA
- a CDS encoding ATP-binding cassette domain-containing protein, producing the protein MSGTPVLEAVGITKSYGRVRAVSDVSFDVRPGEILGVVGDNGAGKSTLMNVVSGAITPDRGHLLVAGRQLAPHTIAQARVAGIEMIYQDLGLSDNLSLVENVFLGREWTGGPPLLPILRKRAMRARTRTLLESLGIDLYDMDVLVEGLSGGQRQMVAIARALVADREPRVMVMDEPTAALGTTESRVVNDLIVRLRDRGYAVVVISHRIPELLELADRLLVMKGGRAVHHGPTRDLDVERCVQLIVRGADARERSAH; encoded by the coding sequence GTGAGCGGCACACCTGTCCTCGAAGCCGTCGGGATCACCAAGTCCTACGGTCGGGTGCGCGCGGTCTCGGACGTGTCCTTCGACGTGCGGCCGGGGGAGATCCTGGGGGTCGTCGGTGACAACGGGGCTGGCAAGTCCACCCTGATGAACGTGGTCAGCGGGGCGATCACGCCCGATCGTGGGCACCTGCTGGTGGCGGGTCGGCAACTCGCGCCGCACACCATCGCCCAGGCCCGGGTCGCCGGCATCGAGATGATCTACCAGGATCTCGGGCTGAGCGACAATCTCAGCCTGGTGGAGAACGTCTTCCTCGGCCGCGAGTGGACCGGCGGCCCGCCCCTGCTGCCGATCCTGCGCAAGAGGGCCATGCGCGCCCGCACCCGGACGCTGCTGGAGAGCCTCGGCATCGACTTGTACGACATGGACGTACTGGTCGAAGGGCTCTCCGGCGGTCAACGGCAGATGGTCGCCATCGCGCGGGCGCTCGTCGCCGACCGGGAACCACGGGTGATGGTGATGGACGAGCCGACCGCCGCGCTGGGCACCACCGAGTCGCGGGTGGTCAACGATCTCATCGTGCGGTTGCGCGACCGTGGCTACGCGGTCGTCGTCATCAGTCACCGCATCCCCGAACTACTGGAACTGGCCGACCGGCTGCTGGTGATGAAGGGCGGCCGGGCCGTCCATCACGGTCCGACCCGCGACCTCGACGTGGAGCGGTGCGTGCAGCTCATCGTCCGGGGCGCGGACGCTCGGGAACGGAGCGCCCACTGA
- a CDS encoding ABC transporter permease, which translates to MPDTLTTPPVLVRQNADRSRPSTAEWLVGATGRFGLVGLLVLVIATFSALSPSTYFTVTNFRLILVNQTVTVIVALAATLPLLAHYLDASVGPMLGLAQGLAVWLIAVRDVPVWLAVVAVLAAAVAVGVLNTLLVLRFGMSSIIATLATGSVLMGLLYLITGGRVIFQNVPESFTGIARGDLAGIPLPLLYLLAIVIVLEVVVVWTPFGQRMYSMDGNLRGAARAGIDVNSYTLRAFVGAAVLAALAGLLLASRIGSGQPAVGQQFLLPAFAAAFLGAAVLRPGRVNMLGTLIAAYFVSFTIAGLQHLGAATWIESVFNGVAVIGGVSVAGLAVRRRRRLAVRHVERLEAEHPEPPHPASERDRP; encoded by the coding sequence ATGCCCGACACCCTCACCACCCCGCCCGTCCTCGTCCGTCAGAACGCCGACCGGTCCCGGCCGAGCACCGCCGAGTGGCTCGTCGGCGCGACCGGCAGGTTCGGCCTCGTCGGGCTGCTCGTGCTGGTGATCGCCACGTTCTCCGCGCTGAGCCCGTCGACCTATTTCACGGTCACCAACTTCCGGCTCATCCTGGTCAACCAGACCGTGACGGTCATCGTCGCCCTCGCTGCGACGCTGCCGCTGCTCGCGCACTACCTCGACGCCTCGGTCGGGCCGATGCTGGGCCTGGCCCAGGGCCTCGCGGTGTGGTTGATCGCGGTTCGGGACGTGCCGGTCTGGCTGGCCGTGGTGGCGGTCCTCGCGGCCGCCGTCGCGGTCGGCGTGCTGAACACGCTGCTGGTGCTGCGTTTCGGCATGAGCTCGATCATCGCCACGCTGGCCACCGGCAGCGTGCTCATGGGCCTGCTCTATCTGATCACCGGTGGCCGGGTCATCTTCCAGAACGTGCCGGAGAGCTTCACCGGCATCGCCCGTGGCGACCTCGCCGGGATACCACTGCCGCTGCTGTACCTGCTCGCGATCGTCATCGTGCTGGAGGTGGTGGTGGTGTGGACGCCGTTCGGGCAGCGGATGTACTCGATGGACGGCAACCTGCGCGGCGCCGCGCGTGCCGGCATCGACGTCAACTCCTACACCCTGCGCGCGTTCGTCGGCGCCGCCGTGCTGGCCGCGCTCGCCGGCCTGCTGCTCGCCTCCCGGATCGGCTCCGGGCAGCCGGCGGTCGGCCAGCAGTTCCTGCTGCCCGCCTTCGCCGCCGCCTTCCTCGGCGCTGCCGTCCTGCGCCCGGGCCGGGTGAACATGCTGGGGACGCTCATCGCCGCCTACTTCGTGAGCTTCACGATCGCCGGCCTCCAGCACCTGGGCGCGGCGACGTGGATCGAGAGCGTCTTCAACGGTGTCGCCGTCATCGGCGGTGTGTCCGTCGCCGGCCTGGCGGTGCGGCGCCGTCGTCGGTTGGCCGTCCGGCACGTCGAGCGGCTCGAGGCCGAACATCCTGAACCACCGCACCCCGCCAGCGAGAGGGACCGCCCGTGA
- a CDS encoding amidohydrolase family protein, whose protein sequence is MKNDFFIFDNAIHMYKLTEDNYDETYGGGRKSTNALVEYAKKYSRSGFPYDDISDRELSVEDAYRLMFEESDTDIAMAQTVPSHGGWKLGFSPAENNYKLKEAYPDRVLFCGGVDPITHGRYGAVTEAIRQIEEWGAVSFKFYQAHSGGVSWRIDDPDVAYPIWEACLEHGVTNVQFHKGLAFNTQHIIDLAPYDLERAAQDFPEMNFIVHHLGEPFIDETINIASRYENIHLALTAWINQYPVAPRAALHAIGKCLLHVGPDRLLWGSEAFVWPKVQAYIDLFAEMTMPEDLQDGYGYPELTDEVKAKIFGLNYAAMMGIDVAAKTDELYGPSPSPVPAPARKAVRRGRR, encoded by the coding sequence GTGAAGAACGACTTCTTCATCTTCGACAACGCCATCCACATGTACAAGCTCACCGAGGACAACTACGACGAGACGTACGGCGGTGGTCGCAAGTCCACGAACGCGCTTGTCGAGTACGCCAAGAAGTACTCCCGGTCGGGTTTTCCCTACGACGACATCTCCGACCGTGAACTGTCCGTCGAAGACGCCTACCGGCTGATGTTCGAGGAGTCCGACACCGACATCGCGATGGCGCAGACGGTGCCCAGCCACGGTGGCTGGAAGCTCGGCTTCTCCCCGGCGGAGAACAACTACAAGCTCAAGGAGGCGTATCCGGACCGGGTGCTGTTCTGCGGCGGTGTCGACCCGATCACCCACGGCCGCTACGGCGCGGTGACGGAGGCGATCCGTCAGATCGAGGAGTGGGGCGCGGTCAGTTTCAAGTTCTACCAGGCGCACTCCGGCGGGGTGTCGTGGCGCATCGACGACCCCGACGTGGCTTACCCGATCTGGGAGGCGTGCCTGGAGCACGGCGTGACGAATGTGCAGTTCCACAAGGGGTTGGCGTTCAACACGCAGCACATCATCGACCTGGCTCCCTACGATCTCGAACGCGCCGCCCAGGACTTTCCGGAGATGAACTTCATCGTCCACCACCTCGGTGAGCCGTTCATCGACGAGACGATCAACATCGCCTCGCGTTACGAGAACATCCACCTGGCACTGACCGCCTGGATCAACCAGTATCCGGTTGCCCCTCGGGCCGCGTTGCACGCGATCGGCAAGTGTCTGCTGCACGTCGGCCCGGACCGGCTGCTGTGGGGCTCGGAGGCGTTCGTGTGGCCGAAGGTGCAGGCGTACATCGACCTCTTCGCCGAGATGACGATGCCCGAGGACCTCCAGGACGGCTACGGCTATCCCGAGCTGACCGACGAGGTCAAGGCGAAGATCTTCGGCCTGAACTATGCCGCCATGATGGGCATCGACGTCGCGGCGAAGACCGACGAACTCTACGGCCCGTCCCCGTCCCCGGTCCCCGCGCCGGCCCGCAAGGCGGTGCGCCGTGGCCGACGCTGA
- a CDS encoding NifU family protein, whose translation MADADLNRAADRALEGKVRQLVEAHGGGITVQVDDAGDARVSLKGRCRACPSAPVTMGALVRPTLLAVEGVRSVSREGGVSRFAEERIARMFGITGQPLDEEQS comes from the coding sequence GTGGCCGACGCTGACCTGAACCGGGCCGCCGACCGCGCGTTGGAGGGCAAGGTTCGGCAGTTGGTCGAGGCGCACGGCGGCGGCATCACCGTGCAGGTCGACGACGCCGGCGACGCCCGGGTCAGCCTCAAGGGCCGATGCCGCGCCTGCCCGTCCGCGCCGGTCACCATGGGCGCGCTGGTGCGGCCCACGCTGCTCGCGGTCGAGGGCGTCCGCTCCGTCTCGCGTGAGGGCGGGGTCTCACGCTTCGCGGAGGAACGGATCGCCCGCATGTTCGGCATCACCGGCCAACCCCTGGACGAGGAGCAGTCATGA